One stretch of Nocardioides perillae DNA includes these proteins:
- a CDS encoding Fpg/Nei family DNA glycosylase encodes MPEGHTIHRLARRHRRLLQGAVVRASSPQGRFAEGAALLDGLELRRTDAWGKHLFHEYVEPGAPPRARPTRLLHVHLGLYGKFADGAGPAPEARGALRLRLESDEHWLDLRGPIACELLEAPERDALVSRLGPDPLRAGVQPDRATARILGSRAPVGTLLMDQAVVAGIGNVYRAELLFRHGLHPLLPGRQVPEAVWRALWDDLVLLMRAGVRSGRIVTTEPEDRERAGGPARRVDAHYVYRRTGLPCRRCGTPVQAAVQAARNVFWCPVCQPEGG; translated from the coding sequence GTGCCCGAGGGTCACACCATCCACCGCCTGGCCCGTCGGCACCGACGGCTGCTGCAGGGCGCCGTCGTGCGCGCCAGCAGCCCGCAGGGCCGCTTCGCCGAGGGCGCCGCGCTGCTCGACGGCCTCGAGCTGCGCCGCACCGACGCGTGGGGCAAGCACCTCTTCCACGAGTACGTCGAGCCCGGCGCGCCGCCGCGGGCTCGCCCGACCCGCCTCCTGCACGTCCACCTCGGGCTCTACGGGAAGTTCGCCGACGGCGCCGGCCCGGCCCCCGAGGCGCGAGGTGCGCTGCGGCTGCGCCTGGAGTCCGACGAGCACTGGCTCGACCTGCGCGGCCCCATCGCGTGCGAGCTGCTCGAGGCCCCCGAGCGCGACGCCCTGGTGTCCCGGCTCGGGCCCGACCCGCTGCGCGCCGGCGTGCAGCCCGACCGGGCGACGGCGCGCATCCTCGGCAGCCGCGCCCCGGTCGGCACGCTGCTGATGGACCAGGCCGTCGTGGCCGGGATCGGCAACGTCTACCGCGCCGAGCTGCTCTTCCGTCACGGGCTGCACCCGCTGCTCCCCGGTCGGCAGGTGCCCGAGGCGGTGTGGCGGGCGCTGTGGGACGACCTGGTCCTGCTGATGCGCGCGGGGGTGCGCTCCGGGCGGATCGTGACCACCGAGCCGGAGGACCGCGAGCGCGCCGGCGGTCCCGCACGCCGCGTCGACGCGCACTACGTCTACCGCCGCACGGGCCTGCCGTGCCGGCGCTGCGGCACGCCGGTGCAGGCGGCCGTGCAGGCCGCGCGCAACGTCTTCTGGTGCCCGGTGTGCCAGCCGGAGGGCGGCTGA
- a CDS encoding acyl-CoA dehydrogenase family protein, translated as MDFSHDEEQQALREAVRGLVGKQYSDFELRRQTTKADPGYDETMWARLAEMGVLGLPFGEDDGGSGAGPAEVAIVAEELGRVIAPEPFLTAVVLAGGLVAAAGSPEQRAEVLGALTAGELVPALAHAEPGSRWSPSAESVTASADGDTWTLTGTKEPVPFGAHAGLLVVTAALPDGGTGAFLVQPDAAGLSREGYPLFDGSRAAKVVLDGTPGTPLGAPGLDLTDSIATVMDIGRIVACHEALGAMAYALEATSGYLKSRKQFGVTLNTFQALTFRSADMYVSLELARSVAAWALMVLMTGDRERASDAAARAALQVSRAARHIGQEAIQLHGGIGMTAEYAIGSYTARLTALDHLLGDGDHHLGRLAEVVGQHEDLDPLGA; from the coding sequence ATGGACTTCAGCCACGACGAGGAGCAGCAGGCGCTGCGCGAGGCCGTGCGCGGGCTGGTCGGCAAGCAGTACTCCGACTTCGAGCTGCGCCGCCAGACCACCAAGGCCGACCCGGGCTACGACGAGACGATGTGGGCGCGCCTGGCCGAGATGGGCGTGCTCGGGCTGCCCTTCGGGGAGGACGACGGCGGGTCGGGCGCCGGCCCGGCCGAGGTCGCGATCGTCGCCGAGGAGCTCGGCCGGGTCATCGCGCCCGAGCCGTTCCTGACCGCCGTCGTGCTGGCCGGCGGCCTGGTCGCGGCGGCCGGCTCGCCCGAGCAGCGCGCCGAGGTGCTGGGCGCGCTGACCGCCGGCGAGCTGGTGCCGGCCCTGGCCCACGCCGAGCCCGGCTCGCGCTGGTCGCCCTCGGCCGAGTCGGTGACCGCGAGCGCCGACGGGGACACCTGGACGCTCACCGGCACCAAGGAGCCCGTGCCCTTCGGTGCCCACGCCGGCCTGCTCGTGGTCACCGCCGCGCTGCCCGACGGCGGCACCGGCGCCTTCCTGGTGCAGCCCGACGCCGCCGGGCTGTCCCGCGAGGGCTACCCGCTCTTCGACGGCTCCCGCGCGGCCAAGGTCGTCCTCGACGGCACGCCGGGCACCCCGCTCGGCGCGCCCGGCCTCGACCTGACCGACAGCATCGCGACGGTCATGGACATCGGCCGGATCGTGGCCTGCCACGAGGCGCTCGGCGCGATGGCCTACGCACTCGAGGCCACCTCGGGCTACCTCAAGAGCCGCAAGCAGTTCGGCGTCACGCTCAACACCTTCCAGGCACTCACCTTCCGCTCCGCGGACATGTACGTCTCGCTCGAGCTCGCGCGCTCGGTCGCGGCGTGGGCCCTCATGGTGCTGATGACCGGTGACCGCGAGCGGGCCTCCGACGCGGCCGCCCGCGCCGCCCTGCAGGTCTCCCGCGCCGCGCGCCACATCGGCCAGGAGGCGATCCAGCTGCACGGCGGCATCGGCATGACCGCCGAGTACGCCATCGGCTCCTACACCGCGCGCCTCACCGCCCTCGACCACCTGCTGGGCGACGGCGACCACCACCTCGGCCGCCTCGCCGAGGTCGTCGGCCAGCACGAGGACCTCGACCCCCTCGGCGCCTGA
- a CDS encoding acyl-CoA dehydrogenase family protein, which produces MKLELSAEDAAFREEMRDFFTTEVPQEIRDTVREGRELSKEQIVESQRVLNAAGLAVPNWPVEWGGQDWSALRRHIWHEELQRACVPIPLAFNASMIGPVIAHFGSEELKQRFLPQTANLDIWWSQGFSEPDAGSDLASLRTTAVRDGDDYVVNGQKTWTTLGQYGDWIFTLVRTDPEVKKQRGISMLLIDMTSPGLTVRPIELIDGGHEVNEVWFEDVRVPAENLVGEENIGWDIAKFLLGNERVGVAPVGATKRILAQAKGFAKEQRGSRGGTLLEDPLVASRFVELENELLALELTALRVVAHSADGKPHPASSVLKLKGTELQQAVSELVVDLAGPASLASGAGDDSALPGWARRSTPTYLNLRKASIYGGSNEVQRQIIARTILGL; this is translated from the coding sequence ATGAAGCTGGAGCTGTCCGCCGAGGACGCCGCGTTCCGCGAGGAGATGCGCGACTTCTTCACCACCGAGGTGCCGCAGGAGATCCGCGACACCGTCCGCGAGGGCCGCGAGCTCTCGAAGGAGCAGATCGTCGAGTCCCAGCGGGTGCTCAACGCCGCCGGCCTCGCCGTGCCCAACTGGCCCGTCGAGTGGGGCGGCCAGGACTGGTCGGCCCTCCGCCGCCACATCTGGCACGAGGAGCTGCAGCGCGCCTGCGTGCCGATCCCGCTGGCCTTCAACGCCTCGATGATCGGCCCCGTCATCGCGCACTTCGGCTCCGAGGAGCTCAAGCAGCGCTTCCTGCCGCAGACCGCCAACCTCGACATCTGGTGGAGCCAGGGCTTCTCCGAGCCCGACGCCGGCTCCGACCTCGCCTCGCTGCGCACGACCGCGGTGCGCGACGGCGACGACTACGTCGTCAACGGCCAGAAGACGTGGACGACCCTGGGGCAGTACGGCGACTGGATCTTCACGCTGGTCCGCACCGATCCCGAGGTGAAGAAGCAGCGCGGCATCTCGATGCTGCTCATCGACATGACCTCCCCCGGCCTGACCGTGCGCCCGATCGAGCTGATCGACGGCGGCCACGAGGTCAACGAGGTGTGGTTCGAGGACGTGCGTGTGCCGGCCGAGAACCTCGTCGGCGAGGAGAACATCGGCTGGGACATCGCGAAGTTCCTGCTCGGCAACGAGCGCGTCGGCGTCGCGCCCGTGGGCGCGACCAAGCGCATCCTGGCCCAGGCGAAGGGGTTCGCGAAGGAGCAGCGCGGCAGCCGCGGCGGCACGCTGCTCGAGGACCCGCTCGTCGCGAGCCGCTTCGTGGAGCTCGAGAACGAGCTGCTCGCCCTCGAGCTCACCGCACTGCGCGTGGTGGCGCACTCCGCCGACGGCAAGCCCCACCCCGCCAGCTCGGTGCTGAAGCTCAAGGGCACCGAGCTGCAGCAGGCCGTCAGCGAGCTGGTGGTCGACCTCGCCGGGCCGGCGTCGCTGGCCTCCGGCGCGGGTGACGACAGCGCCCTGCCCGGCTGGGCGCGCCGCTCCACGCCGACCTACCTGAACCTCCGCAAGGCCTCCATCTACGGCGGCTCCAACGAGGTCCAGCGCCAGATCATCGCCCGCACGATCCTGGGCCTCTGA
- a CDS encoding phosphodiester glycosidase family protein — protein MPVPDRPAPARPTPRRTPWGGARLLAAGVLPVVLGAALLAPVPASQAEPGGTERPAPAPRTGSADGPSVHSSDGVVGLAARPLRRGTTAAQARRERVVTSDTSWEVVPGLTFRRWTWTDPRGPVRAQLLTYDLAQPGLALEHVAQPLVRGRAPLTTLLARDGAVAGVNGDFFDIDDTGAPLGVSRDRGEGLRSAPASGWTRSFWLDETGAPHVGELPLVASVRQHPGLRIGHLNSPTVRPGAVGIYRPSWGRTSGARVTDGQRTRVREVVVVGGRVRSNRPRLSSGQRIRGLVLVGRGAGAKALARLRPGSRVRVDWRLPQTAPVAISGSVVLLRDGVDLTRDDVQLHPRTAVGVDDDGGRLLFLVVDGRQADSRGLTMRELAAEMAALGAEQALNLDGGGSSTMVARRRNGSTGVVNAPSDGRQRAVPNGLGITYDPTAAPPTTTPPTTPTP, from the coding sequence GTGCCCGTCCCGGACCGCCCCGCGCCCGCCCGCCCGACGCCCCGTCGTACGCCGTGGGGCGGGGCCCGCCTCCTCGCCGCCGGCGTGCTGCCGGTCGTGCTGGGTGCGGCGCTGCTCGCCCCCGTGCCGGCTTCGCAGGCCGAGCCGGGTGGCACCGAGCGCCCCGCACCGGCTCCCCGCACCGGCTCGGCGGACGGGCCGAGCGTGCACTCCTCCGACGGGGTCGTGGGCCTCGCGGCCCGGCCGCTGCGGCGCGGCACCACCGCGGCGCAGGCGCGCCGGGAGCGGGTGGTCACGAGCGACACCTCGTGGGAGGTCGTGCCGGGGCTGACCTTCCGGCGCTGGACGTGGACCGACCCGCGGGGGCCGGTGCGCGCGCAGCTGCTGACCTACGACCTCGCGCAGCCAGGGCTGGCGCTCGAGCACGTCGCGCAGCCGCTCGTGCGCGGGCGCGCCCCGCTCACGACGCTGCTCGCCCGCGACGGCGCGGTCGCCGGCGTCAACGGTGACTTCTTCGACATCGACGACACCGGCGCCCCGCTCGGCGTCTCGCGCGACCGCGGCGAGGGCCTGCGCTCGGCCCCGGCGAGCGGGTGGACGCGGTCGTTCTGGCTCGACGAGACCGGCGCACCGCACGTGGGCGAGCTGCCGCTCGTCGCGAGCGTGCGGCAGCACCCCGGGCTGCGCATCGGGCACTTGAACTCGCCGACCGTGCGGCCCGGCGCGGTCGGGATCTACCGGCCGTCGTGGGGCCGCACCTCCGGCGCACGGGTCACCGACGGGCAGCGCACGCGGGTGCGCGAGGTGGTCGTCGTCGGCGGGCGGGTGCGCTCGAACCGGCCGCGCCTCAGCTCCGGGCAGCGCATCCGGGGGCTCGTGCTCGTCGGGCGCGGCGCAGGGGCGAAGGCGCTCGCGCGGCTGCGACCGGGCAGCCGGGTCCGCGTCGACTGGCGCCTGCCCCAGACCGCGCCGGTGGCGATCAGCGGGAGCGTCGTCCTGCTGCGCGACGGGGTCGACCTCACCCGCGACGACGTGCAGCTGCACCCCCGCACCGCCGTCGGCGTCGACGACGACGGCGGGCGGTTGCTCTTCCTCGTCGTCGACGGCCGGCAGGCCGACAGCCGCGGCCTCACCATGCGCGAGCTCGCGGCGGAGATGGCCGCGCTCGGCGCCGAGCAGGCGCTCAACCTCGACGGCGGCGGCTCGTCCACGATGGTCGCGCGGCGACGCAACGGCTCGACGGGTGTCGTGAACGCCCCCTCCGACGGTCGGCAGCGCGCCGTGCCGAACGGCCTCGGGATCACCTACGACCCGACCGCGGCCCCACCGACGACGACGCCGCCGACGACGCCGACGCCCTGA
- a CDS encoding CocE/NonD family hydrolase has product MTHRSPRPRLALLAAAAVAAAGLAVAPTTGSTAGTPAAAPATGGAATAAPATVGAAGLAARATTRVTNGCLQSVPEPGSTEPVDICWTMFKPATASPRRKVPMVMHSHGWGGSRTTDPAAFARWLRAGYGVLSFDQRGFGASGGKAHVENPAFEGHDVRRLVALIAQQRWVRKDGPGDPRLGAIGGSYGGGYQFLGAFELLRTRGKPVFDALAPEITWHDLTESLAPQRVVRTEWALALSAAALPSQALPERVYKALVEGAVTGTWPDGSVPGTEDLDSFFEANGPKWHVARGRRLDIPVLIGQGTTDTLFPLEQAVQNWQRAITPRARRQSIFVAYNGGHVLPAVLPQGVSVSSDPCSRRLGGGDFADLAVRFFDARLRGRRVALGGYGRMHFATPTSTCTTVRSPAPNQVVEVGTVASTTAAGVPLPVEVAAGPIRIAGSPHLTGAVTALGVDNRAFFGLAVGTSPLDAKLVQNNVLPFVSTSPLTGAQRRIALPSVAVDVPAGQSLFLVASPVSETFVGMSSRTPGAVVVDQARVHLPVVPRR; this is encoded by the coding sequence GTGACCCACCGCTCGCCCCGCCCCCGCCTCGCCCTGCTCGCCGCCGCCGCGGTCGCCGCCGCCGGCCTCGCCGTCGCGCCCACCACCGGCTCGACCGCGGGCACCCCCGCCGCGGCCCCGGCGACGGGCGGCGCGGCCACCGCCGCTCCGGCCACGGTCGGCGCCGCGGGCCTCGCGGCGCGCGCGACCACCCGCGTCACGAACGGCTGCCTGCAGAGCGTGCCGGAGCCGGGCAGCACCGAGCCGGTCGACATCTGCTGGACGATGTTCAAGCCGGCCACCGCCTCGCCGCGCCGCAAGGTCCCGATGGTCATGCACAGCCACGGCTGGGGCGGCTCGCGCACCACCGACCCGGCGGCCTTCGCGCGCTGGCTGCGCGCGGGCTACGGCGTGCTCTCCTTCGACCAGCGCGGCTTCGGCGCCAGCGGCGGCAAGGCCCACGTCGAGAACCCCGCCTTCGAGGGCCACGACGTGCGCCGGCTCGTCGCGCTCATCGCGCAGCAGCGCTGGGTCCGCAAGGACGGCCCCGGCGACCCGCGGCTGGGCGCGATCGGCGGCAGCTACGGCGGCGGCTACCAGTTCCTCGGCGCCTTCGAGCTGCTGCGCACGCGGGGCAAGCCGGTCTTCGACGCCCTCGCCCCGGAGATCACCTGGCACGACCTGACCGAGAGCCTCGCGCCGCAGCGGGTCGTGCGCACCGAGTGGGCGCTGGCGCTGAGCGCCGCCGCGCTGCCGAGCCAGGCGCTGCCGGAGCGCGTCTACAAGGCGCTGGTCGAGGGCGCCGTCACCGGCACCTGGCCCGACGGCAGCGTCCCGGGCACCGAGGACCTCGACTCCTTCTTCGAGGCCAACGGCCCCAAGTGGCACGTCGCGCGCGGGCGTCGGCTCGACATCCCGGTGCTGATCGGGCAGGGCACGACCGACACGCTCTTCCCGCTCGAGCAGGCGGTGCAGAACTGGCAGCGCGCGATCACCCCGCGGGCCCGCCGCCAGAGCATCTTCGTCGCCTACAACGGCGGTCACGTGCTGCCTGCCGTGCTGCCGCAGGGTGTCTCGGTCTCCTCCGACCCGTGCAGCCGGCGTCTCGGGGGCGGCGACTTCGCCGACCTCGCCGTGAGGTTCTTCGACGCCCGCCTGCGGGGCCGGCGGGTCGCCCTCGGCGGCTACGGCCGGATGCACTTCGCCACCCCGACCTCGACCTGCACCACGGTCCGCTCTCCTGCGCCGAACCAGGTGGTCGAGGTCGGCACCGTCGCCTCGACCACCGCCGCCGGCGTGCCGCTGCCGGTCGAGGTCGCGGCGGGACCGATCCGCATCGCCGGCTCGCCGCACCTCACCGGCGCGGTCACGGCCCTCGGCGTCGACAACCGGGCGTTCTTCGGCCTCGCGGTCGGCACCAGCCCGCTCGACGCGAAGCTCGTGCAGAACAACGTCCTGCCCTTCGTCTCCACGTCGCCGCTCACCGGGGCCCAGCGCCGCATCGCGCTGCCGTCGGTCGCCGTCGACGTGCCGGCCGGGCAGTCGCTCTTCCTCGTCGCCTCGCCGGTCAGCGAGACCTTCGTCGGCATGTCGAGCCGCACGCCGGGCGCGGTCGTGGTGGACCAGGCGCGGGTGCACCTGCCGGTCGTGCCCCGCCGCTGA
- a CDS encoding alpha/beta hydrolase: MQPRLVDVHRPRDPARAEGVVLVLHGGASRQGRPTVSPTQLSVVRMVPVARRVARAGRGRLAVHRLLNTYRGWDSEHTPVDDARAALRTLTEQYAGRPVALVGHSLGGRAALLAGQADGVASVVALNPWLYPHDDADLTGRRVLFVHGTDDRIAPAAHAESVARRLGRRADVGFVHVPGGKHAMLRQGSVFERAAADFVCATLLGDTVADGPVARVLAGEAVTSA, translated from the coding sequence ATGCAGCCCCGCCTCGTCGACGTGCACCGACCCCGCGACCCCGCCCGCGCCGAGGGCGTCGTGCTCGTGCTGCACGGAGGGGCCTCGCGCCAGGGCCGCCCGACGGTCAGCCCCACCCAGCTGTCGGTCGTGCGCATGGTGCCCGTCGCCCGCCGCGTCGCGCGCGCCGGCCGCGGCCGCCTGGCGGTGCACCGCCTCCTCAACACCTACCGCGGGTGGGACTCCGAGCACACCCCCGTCGACGACGCGCGCGCCGCGCTGCGCACCCTCACCGAGCAGTACGCCGGGCGGCCGGTCGCCCTCGTCGGCCACTCGCTCGGCGGCCGGGCGGCCCTCCTCGCCGGGCAGGCCGACGGCGTGGCGTCGGTGGTCGCGCTGAACCCGTGGCTCTACCCCCACGACGACGCCGACCTCACGGGTCGGCGGGTGCTCTTCGTGCACGGCACCGACGACCGGATCGCGCCGGCCGCGCACGCCGAGTCGGTCGCCCGGCGGCTCGGGCGCCGCGCCGACGTCGGCTTCGTGCACGTGCCGGGCGGCAAGCACGCGATGCTGCGCCAGGGCTCCGTCTTCGAGCGGGCAGCGGCCGACTTCGTGTGCGCCACGCTGCTCGGCGACACCGTCGCCGACGGCCCCGTCGCGCGGGTCCTGGCCGGCGAGGCGGTCACCTCCGCCTGA
- a CDS encoding uracil-DNA glycosylase family protein produces the protein MARFTRAELSSFYDAEVPDLLPGPGDPPLRLLVVGINPGLWTAATQTHFAHPANRFWPAMHLGGVVERRISPSDGMTDDDRAHVRARGIGITNLARRATARAAELTPAELREGGAVLRALVERERPVVVAVAGVTAYRTAFSLPRATPGRQPERWGATEVWVVPNPSGLNAHETTATLAEAYAEAARAAGVLAPPA, from the coding sequence GTGGCCCGCTTCACCCGCGCCGAGCTCTCGTCGTTCTACGACGCGGAGGTGCCCGACCTGCTGCCCGGACCCGGGGACCCGCCGCTGCGGCTGCTGGTGGTCGGCATCAACCCCGGTCTGTGGACCGCGGCCACGCAGACCCACTTCGCCCACCCCGCCAACCGCTTCTGGCCGGCGATGCACCTCGGTGGCGTGGTCGAGCGGCGGATCTCGCCCTCCGACGGCATGACCGACGACGACCGGGCGCACGTGCGGGCCCGGGGCATCGGCATCACCAACCTGGCCCGCCGCGCCACCGCCCGGGCCGCCGAGCTCACGCCCGCCGAGCTGCGCGAGGGCGGCGCTGTCCTGCGCGCACTGGTCGAGCGGGAGCGGCCGGTGGTGGTGGCGGTCGCCGGCGTCACGGCGTACCGCACGGCCTTCTCCCTCCCCCGCGCGACCCCGGGCAGGCAGCCGGAGCGCTGGGGCGCCACGGAGGTGTGGGTCGTGCCGAACCCCTCGGGGCTGAACGCGCACGAGACGACCGCGACGCTCGCCGAGGCCTACGCCGAGGCCGCGCGGGCGGCCGGCGTGCTGGCCCCGCCTGCCTAG
- a CDS encoding DNA-3-methyladenine glycosylase I, whose amino-acid sequence MPVTERDLPDLVIGDDGLARPRWAAVDPLLRDYYDTEWGMPVRDERGLFERLSLEAFQSGLSWVTILRKREAFRAAFAGFDPDAVAAFDEHDVARLMTDSGIVRNHSKVEATIANARATVALRADGGLGDLVWSFRPHETPRPRTFAEVPTTSPESVALAKELKRRGFAFVGPTTCFALMEAVGLVDTHLVGSHRRGSSGVWS is encoded by the coding sequence ATGCCTGTGACCGAGCGAGACCTCCCCGACCTGGTGATCGGCGACGACGGGCTGGCGCGACCGCGGTGGGCGGCCGTCGACCCGCTGCTGCGCGACTACTACGACACCGAGTGGGGCATGCCGGTGCGCGACGAGCGCGGGCTCTTCGAGCGGCTGAGCCTGGAGGCCTTCCAGTCCGGGCTGTCGTGGGTGACGATCCTGCGCAAGCGGGAGGCCTTCCGAGCGGCCTTCGCCGGCTTCGACCCCGACGCGGTCGCGGCCTTCGACGAGCACGACGTCGCGCGGCTCATGACCGACTCCGGCATCGTGCGCAACCACAGCAAGGTCGAGGCGACCATCGCCAACGCGCGCGCCACCGTCGCGCTGCGCGCCGACGGTGGCCTGGGCGACCTGGTGTGGTCGTTCCGGCCGCACGAGACCCCGCGGCCGCGCACCTTCGCCGAGGTGCCGACCACCTCGCCCGAGTCGGTGGCGCTGGCGAAGGAGCTCAAGCGGCGCGGGTTCGCCTTCGTCGGGCCCACGACCTGCTTCGCCCTGATGGAGGCGGTCGGCCTCGTCGACACCCACCTCGTCGGCAGCCACCGTCGCGGCAGCTCCGGCGTCTGGTCCTGA
- a CDS encoding aldo/keto reductase — protein MTHPQAPLEQRTLGRTGREVSVVGLGTWQLGADWGDVSEADALDVLAASVEEGVTVLDTADVYGDGRSEQLIGRFLAEHPDLAGRITVATKMGRRVEQVPEHYTLEAFREWTDRSRRNLGVDTLDLVQLHCPPSEVIDADATYDALDTVVAEGRTAAYAVSVETVAQARSAIARPGVASVQLIMNAFRLKPLDEVLPAAVDAGVGIVVRVPLASGLLSGKYDRSTTFAADDHRSYNRDGSAFDVGETFSGVDFETGLAAAEEFTTLVREHGPEGATPAQVAIAWCVQQVGVTTVIPGARNPEQARANAAAGRLGPLAPELTDGVRRLYDARIREQVHSRW, from the coding sequence ATGACGCACCCTCAGGCACCCCTGGAGCAGCGCACCCTCGGCCGGACCGGGCGGGAGGTCTCGGTCGTCGGCCTCGGCACCTGGCAGCTCGGCGCCGACTGGGGCGACGTCAGCGAGGCCGACGCCCTCGACGTGCTCGCCGCCTCGGTCGAGGAGGGCGTGACCGTCCTCGACACCGCCGACGTCTACGGCGACGGCCGCAGCGAGCAGCTGATCGGCCGCTTCCTCGCCGAGCACCCCGACCTCGCCGGGCGGATCACCGTCGCCACCAAGATGGGCCGGCGCGTGGAGCAGGTGCCGGAGCACTACACGCTCGAGGCCTTCCGCGAGTGGACCGACCGCTCGCGCCGCAACCTCGGCGTCGACACCCTCGACCTGGTGCAGCTGCACTGCCCGCCGAGCGAGGTCATCGACGCCGACGCGACCTACGACGCCCTCGACACCGTGGTCGCGGAGGGCCGCACCGCGGCGTACGCCGTCTCCGTCGAGACCGTCGCCCAGGCCCGCTCCGCGATCGCGCGGCCGGGCGTGGCCAGCGTGCAGCTGATCATGAACGCCTTCCGCCTCAAGCCGCTCGACGAGGTGCTGCCCGCGGCGGTCGACGCCGGGGTCGGCATCGTGGTGCGGGTGCCGCTGGCCTCGGGGCTGCTGAGCGGGAAGTACGACCGCTCCACCACCTTCGCCGCCGACGACCACCGCAGCTACAACCGCGACGGCAGCGCCTTCGACGTCGGCGAGACCTTCAGCGGCGTCGACTTCGAGACCGGCCTCGCCGCGGCGGAGGAGTTCACCACGCTCGTGCGCGAGCACGGTCCCGAGGGCGCCACCCCGGCCCAGGTCGCGATCGCCTGGTGCGTGCAGCAGGTCGGCGTCACCACGGTCATCCCGGGTGCCCGCAACCCCGAGCAGGCGCGCGCCAACGCCGCCGCCGGCCGCCTCGGCCCGCTCGCCCCCGAGCTCACCGACGGCGTGCGTCGGCTCTACGACGCCCGCATCCGCGAGCAGGTCCACTCCCGCTGGTGA
- a CDS encoding wax ester/triacylglycerol synthase family O-acyltransferase → MATPIDPASAAFLLAESRQQPMHVGGLQLFERPEGAGPGYVREVFEQMRRDDQVAPLFLKHPERRLKAAGQLVWKRDDLFDIEHHVRHSALPEPGRVRELLELCSRLHSQRLAWERPLWEAHVIEGLADGRLAMYTKIHHALVDGVSAMRLMQSMLSTDPDRRDLPAPWAARPPTKAVQTRADAERSLAQLPAQVVRSALGITAEAAGMPGALVRTLTRGVKGETSALSLRAPRTLFNQTITGSRRFAAQDWPVDRMRAIGQATGTTINDVVLAMCSGAVRSYLAELDALPDTSVVAMVPVGLNAKQSQVASTDGGNAVGCVMVQLGTHLADPADRLRSVHDSMRSGKEALSTMTPAQIIAMSAIGMAPSVITPLLRLNGVVRPPFNLIISNVPGPRSTQYWNGMKLVGTYPLSIPINGMALNITCASYDGTMGFGLTGCRRTVPHLQRLLTHLDDELAALEKAAGL, encoded by the coding sequence GTGGCCACGCCCATCGACCCGGCCTCAGCGGCCTTCCTGCTCGCGGAGAGCCGCCAGCAGCCGATGCACGTCGGCGGGCTGCAGCTCTTCGAGCGGCCGGAGGGTGCGGGCCCGGGCTACGTGCGCGAGGTCTTCGAGCAGATGCGCCGCGACGACCAGGTCGCCCCGCTCTTCCTCAAGCACCCCGAGCGCCGGCTCAAGGCGGCCGGCCAGCTGGTGTGGAAGCGCGACGACCTCTTCGACATCGAGCACCACGTGCGCCACAGCGCGCTGCCCGAGCCGGGGCGGGTCCGCGAGCTGCTCGAGCTGTGCTCCCGGCTGCACTCCCAGCGCCTGGCGTGGGAGCGGCCGCTGTGGGAGGCCCACGTGATCGAGGGCCTGGCCGACGGCCGGCTCGCGATGTACACCAAGATCCACCACGCGCTGGTCGACGGCGTCTCGGCCATGCGCCTGATGCAGAGCATGCTCAGCACCGACCCCGACCGTCGCGACCTGCCGGCCCCGTGGGCCGCGCGACCGCCCACCAAGGCCGTGCAGACCCGCGCCGACGCCGAGCGCTCGCTGGCCCAGCTGCCCGCCCAGGTGGTGCGCAGCGCGCTCGGCATCACCGCCGAGGCCGCGGGCATGCCCGGGGCGCTCGTGCGCACGCTGACCCGCGGCGTCAAGGGCGAGACATCGGCGCTGTCGCTGCGCGCGCCCCGCACCCTGTTCAACCAGACCATCACGGGCTCGCGGCGCTTCGCGGCACAGGACTGGCCGGTCGACCGGATGCGCGCGATCGGCCAGGCGACCGGCACGACCATCAACGACGTGGTGCTGGCGATGTGCAGCGGCGCGGTCCGCTCCTACCTCGCCGAGCTCGACGCACTGCCCGACACCTCGGTCGTCGCGATGGTGCCGGTCGGGCTGAACGCCAAGCAGTCGCAGGTGGCCTCCACCGACGGCGGCAACGCGGTCGGCTGCGTCATGGTGCAGCTCGGCACCCACCTCGCCGACCCCGCCGACCGGCTGCGCTCGGTGCACGACTCGATGCGCTCGGGCAAGGAGGCGCTCTCGACGATGACGCCGGCGCAGATCATCGCGATGAGCGCGATCGGGATGGCGCCCTCGGTCATCACCCCGCTGCTGCGCCTCAACGGCGTGGTGCGCCCGCCCTTCAACCTGATCATCAGCAACGTGCCCGGCCCGCGCAGCACGCAGTACTGGAACGGCATGAAGCTGGTCGGCACCTACCCGCTGTCGATCCCCATCAACGGCATGGCGCTCAACATCACCTGCGCGTCCTACGACGGGACGATGGGCTTCGGCCTCACCGGCTGCCGCCGCACCGTGCCGCACCTGCAGCGGCTGCTGACCCACCTCGACGACGAGCTCGCGGCGCTGGAGAAGGCCGCCGGCCTCTGA